From Salvia splendens isolate huo1 chromosome 3, SspV2, whole genome shotgun sequence, a single genomic window includes:
- the LOC121797175 gene encoding TORTIFOLIA1-like protein 4: protein MAITKPSSGDLKSRVNTCIDKLSDRDTLSMASNELESIARTLPNDAFAPFLNCLSATDSSEKSPVRRQCVRLISVLSAAHGDALSPHVSKMISAVLRRLRDPDSAVRAACVEAVSSISAHVTSPPLFAAILKPLAEALFHEQDSKAQIGAALCLAAAVEAAPDPDSAEMRRLLPRVLKLARRDGCKAKPALLALVGCIVSTDCVKSKSLFISTVSTAVDFLSSDDWAARKEAAEVLEKAAMADCNLSLQFKASCLAALENRRFDKVKLVREKMNRALEIWKDLPEQSEALSSPNVQSDTSSAGYYSPSSETPQLRKMHPPRSPASSCSSSTSSSRRSTLGNEDAKPRIPTASNKFNVKKDTRARVVPCDSSDNIKDDFESENENEFEFEDMSLIRRQLQQIESQQSNLFSLLQRYIGSSQKGMSSLEKRVDGLEKVLGVMSEDFALPTRRISTTSEELGNACCMIPGREFLSPKFWRRGESVNLKLESSFSSSHGNGIMLKDAKIITRLDSPRK from the exons ATGGCGATCACAAAGCCATCCTCCGGCGACCTCAAATCACGCGTCAACACCTGCATCGACAAGCTCTCTGACCGAGACACGCTCTCCATGGCCTCCAACGAGCTCGAATCCATCGCCCGCACCCTCCCAAACGACGCCTTCGCCCCTTTCCTAAACTGCCTCTCCGCCACCGACTCCTCCGAGAAGTCCCCCGTCCGCCGCCAGTGCGTCCGCCTCATCAGCGTCCTCTCCGCCGCCCACGGCGACGCCCTCTCCCCGCACGTCTCCAAGATGATCTCCGCCGTCCTCCGCCGCCTCCGCGACCCCGActccgccgtccgcgccgcctGCGTCGAAGCCGTCTCTTCCATCTCCGCGCACGTCACCTCGCCGCCGCTGTTCGCCGCGATCCTGAAGCCTCTGGCTGAAGCTCTCTTCCACGAGCAGGACTCCAAGGCGCAGATCGGGGCCGCGCTCTGCCTCGCCGCGGCGGTGGAGGCGGCGCCGGATCCCGACTCGGCGGAGATGAGGAGGCTGCTGCCTAGGGTTTTGAAATTAGCCAGGAGAGATGGTTGCAAAGCGAAGCCGGCTCTGCTCGCATTGGTAGGTTGCATCGTTAGCACCGATTGCGTTAAGAGTAAGAGTTTGTTCATATCTACCGTTTCCACGGCGGTTGATTTCCTGAGCAGCGACGATTGGGCTGCGAGAAAGGAAGCAGCGGAGGTTTTGGAGAAGGCGGCGATGGCTGACTGCAATTTGTCGCTGCAATTTAAGGCTTCTTGCTTAGCTGCTTTAGAGAACAGGAGATTCGACAAG GTAAAGCTTGTTAGGGAAAAGATGAACAGAGCATTGGAGATATGGAAAGATCTTCCCGAGCAATCCGAAGCCCTCTCCTCGCCGAATG TTCAATCAGATACTAGCAGTGCTGGTTACTACTCCCCTAGCTCAGAAACTCCTCAACTGAGAAAAATGCATCCACCGAGGTCGCCTGCGTCTAGTTGCTCGTCGTCAACCAGCAGCAGCAGGAGGAGCACTCTGGGAAATGAGGACGCCAAACCTCGCATTCCCACTGCCAGTAACAAGTTCAATGTAAAGAAGGACACCCGTGCTCGGGTGGTTCCCTGCGACAGTTCAGACAATATCAAAGATGACTTTGAGAGCGAGAACGAGAACGAGTTCGAGTTCGAGGACATGTCTCTGATCCGCAGGCAGCTGCAGCAGATAGAAAGCCAGCAATCGAATTTGTTCAGCCTCCTTCAG AGGTATATTGGGAGCTCTCAGAAGGGCATGAGCTCGTTGGAGAAGCGAGTGGATGGGTTGGAGAAGGTGCTGGGCGTGATGTCGGAGGATTTTGCTCTCCCAACACGAAGGATCTCAACGACAAGTGAGGAGTTGGGGAACGCTTGCTGTATGATCCCAGGAAGGGAGTTTCTTAGTCCCAAGTTTTGGAGGAGAGGAGAGTCTGTTAATTTGAAGTTGGAATCCTCTTTCAGCAGCAGTCATGGAAATGGAATTATGCTCAAAGATGCTAAGATTATTACGAGGCTTGATAGTCCAAGAAAGTGA